From one Plasmodium yoelii strain 17X genome assembly, chromosome: 12 genomic stretch:
- a CDS encoding Rab3 GTPase-activating protein non-catalytic subunit, putative, whose product MSNDGYNKSLNKYKESGTVDKGNNNTKVIYSHQNVNLSNFIKTGNSHKGVCPYTAMEKAYDLPTNLSKNKEEETKYNLPNNTENDKIKLEEIFALETLMQISNNIFINTNHSITKEDINIKNCKIVIYESNNFLQDSNKGDDEFINMLFYFQNKNYIFFLIYCLNKKNVVYLKFFNPLLIEKENIESINLFFINNCFPHIVLGLNNGKMCLYNHEGVICMQNKFIDCKIKKIFIEYNYNYILFLHENNTVINSNSNLIKHALETNNKILPIDYIFTVNKNIPINHIILRYNNTLDSINRDLYSAFGKNDIVKYINNCTSENVDEFEKNTNSFNLNGPRNASYIITSKNMTWAILNIIKPNVKFDFLIKRESYGASEKLSSKINNFIKNIFVKDGESLLNISSNKIHINNLNQNISINNINNNNHSIYAFNTNMIYTFNDPKRQIIDICICPWNNYLVLAIDNLGRLCLYNISRLNILYMWKSYRSAFMSFIIKKNNNQLAKNIKNDNSTKIINSNIFYVTSTDKSYKKGIFFYIKPRNLIEIWDINTLYKIYEIRTFDDPILFKFFFKNHDIPNDVYFFNTNTHVFVINSKFEVLHIKWV is encoded by the coding sequence ATGAGTAATGATGGGTATAATAAGagtttaaataaatataaagagtCTGGAACAGTAGAtaaaggaaataataatacaaaagtTATTTATTCACATCAAAATGTaaatttatcaaattttataaaaacagGAAATTCACACAAAGGTGTTTGCCCCTATACAGCAATGGAAAAGGCATATGATTTGCCAAcaaatttatcaaaaaataaagaagaggaaacaaaatataatttaccAAATAATacagaaaatgataaaataaaacttgAAGAAATATTCGCACTTGAAACATTAATGCAaatatcaaataatatatttataaatacaaatCATAGTATAACAAaagaagatataaatataaaaaattgtaaaatagtaatatatgaatcaaataattttttacaagATTCAAATAAAGGAGATGatgaatttattaatatgctattttattttcaaaataagaattatatattttttcttatatattgtttaaataaaaaaaatgtagtctatttaaaattttttaatccTTTATTAATtgaaaaggaaaatatagaatcaataaatttattttttattaataattgcTTTCCTCATATTGTCTTAGGATTAAATAATGGAAAAATGTGTTTATATAATCATGAAGGTGTTATATGTAtgcaaaataaatttattgattgtaaaataaaaaagatatttatagaatataattataattatattttatttcttcatgaaaataatacagttataaattcaaattcaaatttaattaaacatGCCTTAGAaacaaataacaaaatattacctattgattatatatttactgttaataaaaatataccaataaatcatataatacttcgatataataatacattagaTTCTATAAATAGAGATTTATATTCAGCATTtggaaaaaatgatattgttaaatatataaataattgcACATCAGAAAATGTAGatgaatttgaaaaaaatacaaatagtTTTAATTTGAATGGACCTAGAAATGCAAGTTATATTATAACATCCAAAAATATGACTTGGgcaattttaaatataattaaacctAATGTTAAATTcgattttttgataaaaagaGAATCTTATGGTGCTTCAGAAAAATTAAGTTCTAAAATTAATaactttataaaaaatatatttgtaaaagATGGTGaatcattattaaatatatcttctaataaaattcatataaataatcttaatcaaaatatatcaataaataatataaataataataaccattctatatatgcatttaatACAAATATGATATACACATTTAATGACCCTAAAAGACAAATTATTGATATTTGTATATGTCCATGGAATAATTACTTAGTTTTAGCAATTGATAATTTAGGTAGATTgtgtttatataatatttcaagATTGAATATTTTGTACATGTGGAAAAGTTATAGATCAGCTTTTATgagttttataataaaaaaaaataataaccaactagctaaaaatataaaaaatgataattccacaaaaattattaacagcaatattttttatgtcacTTCAACTGATAAGagttataaaaaaggaatatttttttatattaaaccAAGAAATTTAATTGAAATATGGGATataaatacattatataaaatatatgaaataagAACTTTTGATGAcccaattttatttaaattttttttcaaaaatcaTGATATTCCTAAtgatgtatatttttttaatacaaatacCCATGTATTTGTGATTAATTCGAAATTTGAAGTTCTTCACATAAAATGGGTTTAA